From the genome of Paraburkholderia flava, one region includes:
- a CDS encoding aspartate aminotransferase family protein — protein MTQLDQLFAADRAHFMHPSTHAHDHASGALPGRIVTGAKGIRIEDHQGKSYIDAFAGLYCVNIGYGRTEVAEAIYEQAKQLAYYHTYVGHSTDTIIELSSRIIDWAPAGMKKVYYGMSGSDANETQIKLVWYYNNVLGRPNKKKIISRQRGYHGSGIVTGSLTGLASFHQCFDLPIDRVKHTVCPHWYRHAPAGMNEAQFVAYCVEELEKLIAQEGADTIAAFIAEPVMGTGGILPPPAGYWAAIQQVLKRHDILLISDEVVCGFGRLGSKMGAQHYGIEPDLITVAKGLTSAYAPLSGVIVGERVWDVIDRGSRELGPMGHGWTYSGHPICAAAALANLDILERENLTQNAADTGGYLLQQLHAAFDAHPLVGEVRGAGMLAALEFMADRDERRPFDATLKVGPRVSAAALQRGLIARAMPHGDILGFAPPLVTTRADVDEIVRLAREAVDEVAGQVLAQPASA, from the coding sequence ATGACTCAACTCGACCAGCTATTCGCCGCCGACCGCGCGCACTTCATGCATCCGTCGACGCACGCGCACGATCACGCGAGCGGCGCACTGCCGGGCCGCATCGTCACCGGCGCGAAGGGCATCCGCATCGAGGACCATCAGGGAAAGTCGTACATCGACGCGTTCGCGGGACTGTACTGCGTGAATATCGGCTACGGCCGCACTGAAGTCGCCGAAGCGATCTACGAACAGGCGAAGCAGCTCGCGTACTACCACACGTACGTCGGCCACTCGACCGATACGATCATCGAACTGTCGTCGCGGATCATCGACTGGGCGCCCGCCGGCATGAAGAAGGTTTACTACGGCATGTCCGGCTCGGACGCGAACGAAACGCAGATCAAGCTCGTCTGGTATTACAACAATGTGCTGGGCCGTCCGAACAAGAAGAAGATCATTTCGCGGCAACGCGGCTATCACGGCTCGGGCATCGTCACCGGTAGCCTCACGGGACTCGCGAGTTTTCATCAATGCTTCGATCTACCGATCGATCGCGTGAAGCACACGGTGTGTCCGCATTGGTATCGGCATGCACCGGCCGGCATGAACGAAGCGCAGTTCGTCGCGTACTGCGTCGAAGAACTCGAGAAGCTGATCGCTCAGGAAGGCGCCGACACGATCGCCGCGTTCATCGCCGAACCGGTGATGGGCACGGGTGGCATCCTGCCGCCGCCGGCCGGCTACTGGGCCGCGATCCAGCAGGTGCTGAAGCGCCACGACATCCTGCTGATCAGCGATGAAGTGGTGTGCGGCTTCGGCCGGCTCGGCTCGAAGATGGGCGCGCAGCACTACGGCATCGAGCCCGATCTCATCACGGTCGCGAAGGGGCTGACGAGTGCGTATGCGCCGCTGTCGGGCGTGATCGTCGGTGAGCGTGTGTGGGACGTGATCGATCGCGGCTCGCGCGAACTCGGACCGATGGGACACGGCTGGACCTATTCGGGCCACCCGATTTGCGCGGCGGCCGCGCTCGCGAATCTCGACATTCTCGAACGCGAGAACCTCACGCAGAACGCAGCCGATACCGGCGGCTATCTGCTGCAGCAACTGCATGCCGCGTTCGATGCGCATCCGCTCGTCGGCGAAGTGCGCGGCGCGGGGATGCTCGCGGCGCTCGAGTTCATGGCGGATCGCGACGAACGCCGGCCATTCGATGCGACGCTGAAGGTCGGGCCGCGCGTGTCGGCTGCTGCGCTGCAACGCGGTTTGATTGCGCGCGCGATGCCGCACGGCGACATCCTCGGCTTTGCGCCGCCGCTCGTCACGACGCGTGCGGACGTCGACGAGATCGTGCGGCTCGCGCGCGAAGCAGTCGATGAAGTCGCGGGCCAGGTGCTTGCGCAGCCGGCCTCCGCATAA